A genome region from Purpureocillium takamizusanense chromosome 8, complete sequence includes the following:
- a CDS encoding uncharacterized protein (EggNog:ENOG503PG31~COG:Q) — protein MGAEERLLVPIEVFSDTLCPWCWVEKRSIEAAMRRYQANHPDVDFELVWRSFCLNPLLKTRCDKLSLYDEWSGGSANFQQHLDRVRSAAAPYPDLRFRVAGSTGPSRLSQVLIAAVLRRRGPAAQARVVEALFRGHFADGRDVSDEDWLVEVGRDEARLPADVVRADLRDEGPGGLRGVDDEAEAAVEERGVEAVPCVIVLGRYKVGGFQREDVFESLFDRIRAENAPPPPPPAPSGGAGAEGVGV, from the exons ATGGGCGCTGAGGAGAGGCTCCTTGTGCCCATCGAGGTCTTCTCCGACACGCTCTGCCCGTGGTGCTGGGTAGAGAAGCGCagcatcgaggccgccatgcGACGCTACCAGGCCAACCACCCGGACGTTGACTTTGAGCTGGTCTGGCGCTCGTTTTGCCTCAACCCTCTCCTCAAGACAA GATGCGACAAGCTCTCCCTCTACGACGAGTGgtccggcggcagcgccaacttccagcagcacctcgaccgggtccgctccgccgccgcgccctaCCCGGACCTGCGcttccgcgtcgccggctcGACGGGCCCCTCGCGCCTCTCGCAGgtgctcatcgccgccgtcctgcgccgccgcggccccgccgcccaggcgcgcgtcgtcgaggccctctTCCGCGGCCActtcgccgacggccgcgacgtcagcgacgaggactggctcgtcgaggtcggccgcgacgaggcccggctgcccgccgacgtggtgcgcgcggacctgcgcgacgaggggcccggcggcctgcgcggcgtcgatgatgaggcggaggcggctgtcgaggagcgcggcgtcgaggccgtgccGTGCGTCATCGTTCTCGGGAGGTACAAGGTTGGCGGGTTCCAGCGCGAGGACGTCTTTGAGTCGCTGTTCGACAGGATACGCGCCGAgaatgcgccgccgccgccgccgcctgcgccgtccggcggtgcgggcgcggaGGGTGTGGGAGTgtga
- a CDS encoding uncharacterized protein (TransMembrane:1 (o107-128i)~EggNog:ENOG503P7A2~COG:C): MSKEFTYQDVAEYNTKKDIHMVIHDKVYDCSQFIDEHPGGEEVMLDVAGQDATEAFEDVGHSDEARETLERLLVGTLKRQPGDPAPKANIAAPAASSNKSDNTGLGIGLYAILLIGGVIGYGAFQYLAKQQQVQQAA, from the exons ATGTCCAAGGAATTCACCTACCAAGATGTTGCCGAGTACAACACCAAGAAGGACATCCACATGGTGATCCACGACAAGGTCTATGACTGCTCTCAGTTCATCGACGAGCACCC CGGTGGTGAGGAGGTCatgctcgacgtcgccggccaggacGCCACCGAGGCTTTCGAGGATGTCGGccacagcgacgaggcgcgggaaaccctcgagcggctgctcgtcggAACCCTGAAGCGCCAG CCCGGCGACCCTGCCCCCAAGGCCAACATTGCCGCCCCCGCTGCCAGCTCGAACAAATCCGACAACACCGGCCTCGGTATCGGCCTCTACGCCATCCTACTGATCGGCGGTGTCATCGGCTACGGCGCCTTCCAGTACCtggcgaagcagcagcaggtccagcAGGCTGCCTAA
- the tfa2 gene encoding transcription factor TFIIE beta subunit, TFIIEB, Tfa2 (EggNog:ENOG503NVRG~COG:K~BUSCO:EOG09264CND) yields MSSYLEKQSAAFRGTLASAASKLSNPSAVNVKASSLAPPSPSPSAASDSATPTAKRKRDAVPDVPFSQPQLTGYGAEVKTQMTFAVDYLKKKGDAKSITDIIDHLSLRAYSDEHKKELADGLRGHPRVDWRPDPSLTEQTWKTGTYTHRPIIPGVKDATSLLAHLQRKTDASGVSVKDLKDGWPDCEETLAQLERQHKVLVVRTKKDNFPRYVWADDPSLQHAVQPEFQAMWHRVPLPSLDDMHRKLVSVGQKPTSEDPRKAAQAAGAKPKTQKKRAGKRVGKATNVHMAHLMQDYSNLRR; encoded by the coding sequence ATGTCGTCGTACCTGGAGAAGCAGTCCGCCGCCTTCCGGGGCACCCTCGCGTCGGCCGCATCCAAGCTCTCCAATCCGTCGGCCGTCAACGTCAAGGCGTCCTCGCtcgcgcccccctccccgtccccgtccgccgcgtcAGACAGcgccacgccgacggccaagCGCAAGCGTGATGCCGTGCCCGATGTGCCCTtctcgcagccgcagctcacGGGATATGGCGCAGAGGTCAAGACACAGATGACCTTTGCGGTCGACTAcctgaagaagaagggcgatGCCAAAAGCATTACGGACATCATCGACCATCTGAGCCTGCGGGCGTACTCGGACGAGCACAAGAAGGAGCTGGCGGACGGGCTGAGGGGCCACCCGCGCGTGGACTGGCGGCCGGATCCGAGCTTGACGGAGCAGACGTGGAAGACGGGCACGTACACACACCGGCCCATCATACCCGGCGTCAAGGACGCGACGTCACTGCTGGCGCACCTACAGCGCAAGACGGACGCCTCGGGCGTGTCGGTCAAGGACCTCAAGGACGGCTGGCCCGACTGCGAGGAGACGCTCGCCCAGCTTGAGCGTCAGCACAAGGTGCTCGTCGTGCGCACCAAGAAGGACAACTTCCCGCGCTACGTGTGGGCCGACGACCCCTCGCTCCAGCACGCCGTGCAGCCCGAGTTCCAGGCCATGTGGCACCGCGTGCCCCTGCcgtcgctcgacgacatgcaCCGCAAGTTGGTGAGCGTGGGTCAGAAGCCGACGAGCGAGGACCCgcgcaaggcggcgcaggcggcgggcgccaaGCCTAAGACGCAGAAGAAGCGCGCGGGCAAGCGGGTGGGCAAGGCGACCAACGTGCACATGGCGCACCTGATGCAGGACTATAGCAACCTCCGCAGGTGA
- a CDS encoding 3-methyl-2-oxobutanoate dehydrogenase (2-methylpropanoyl-transferring) (EggNog:ENOG503NV7X~COG:C): MKRQAVRQLRSAVAAPRVSTHLPLRIARCYSSHPPNAKLNLPIDYSTTPILAQGGKPALGNASEIPAEVRNGPTRKMNLFQAINNALGTALAEDDNVLVFGEDVAFGGVFRCTMKLAETYGADRVFNTPLTEQGIMGFGIGLAAQGMRPVAEIQFADYVFPAFDQIVNEGAKLRYREGNCGPHAGGLTVRMPCGGVGHGALYHSQSPESLFTHVPGFRVVIPRSPIQAKGLLLSAIRSNDPCLFLEPKILYRAAVEMVPEAAYELPLSKAEVLKEGKDVTVISYGQPIYNCLAAIQRAEADLGISAELIDLRTVYPWDKQTVFESVRKTGRVIVVHESMVNAGVGAEVAAAIQEDPDTFVRLEAPVGRVAGWSIHNPLIFEKFNIPDVARIYENIRKSLNY; this comes from the exons ATGAAGCGCCAGGCCGTGCGTCAGCTGCGCAGCGCAGTCGCGGCTCCGCGAGTCTCGACGCATCTGCCACTCCGGATCGCCCGCTGCTACTCGTCTCACCCGCCGAACGCGAAGCTCAACCTCCCCATCGACTACTCAACGACGCCGATACTAGCCCAGGGCGGCAAGCCCGCGCTCGGAAACGCCAGCGAGATCCCCGCCGAGGTTCGCAATggcccgacgaggaagatgaaCCTCTTCCAGGCCATCAACAACGCGCTGGGCaccgcgctggccgaggacgacaacgTCCTGGTAtttggcgaggacgtcgcctTTGGTGGCGTTTTCCGCTGCACGATGAAGCTCGCGGAGACGTACGGCGCCGACAGGGTGTTCAACACGCCGCTGACGGAGCAGGGCATCATGGGCTTCGGCatcgggctggcggcgcagggtATGCGGCCTGTCGCAGAGATCCAGTTCGCCGACTACGTGTTTCCGGCCTTCGACCAGATCGTGAACGAAGGCGCCAAGCTCCGGTATCGCGAGGGCAACTGCGGCCCGCACGCCGGTGGCCTCACCGTCCGGAtgccctgcggcggcgtcggccacggcgccctGTACCACTCGCAGTCTCCCGAGAGTCTCTTCACCCACGTCCCTGGCTTCCGTGTCGTCATCCCGCGATCGCCCATCCAGGCCAAGGGCCTCCTCCTGTCCGCCATCCGCAGCAACGACCCGTGTCTGTTCCTGGAGCCCAAGATCCTCTATCGTGCCGCCGTGGAGATGGTGCCTGAGGCTGCGTACGAGCTCCCGCTGTCCAAGGCCGAGGTCCtcaaggagggcaaggacgtGACCGTCATCTCCTACGGCCAGCCCATATACAACTGCCTCGCGGCGatccagcgcgccgaggcggaccTGGGCATCTCggccgagctcatcgacTTGCGCACCGTCTATCCCTGGGACAAGCAGACGGTCTTTGAGAGCGTGCGCAAGACGGGCCGCGTCATTGTCGTGCACGAGTCCATGGTCAatgccggcgttggcgctGAGGTGGCGGCTGCCATCCAGGAGGATCCCGACACGTTTGTGCGGCTCGAGGCGCCCGTCGGGCGCGTGGCGGGCTGGAGCATCCACAACCCGCTGATCTTCGAAAAGTTCAATATACCCGACGTTGCGA GGATATACGAGAATATCAGGAAGAGCCTAAACTATTGA
- the CAP1 gene encoding F-actin-capping protein subunit alpha (COG:Z~BUSCO:EOG09264C3N~EggNog:ENOG503NX5Y) → MSQLETISAFVEGAPPGELADVVADIKSLTDSPNIVAELGPAFEKYNEEQLTTVKLPGSSQTVLISSHNSLGDSRYYDVESSSSFEFDHVTQKASDVQSHVIEGSQADLVKSTLKSLGTYVKEHFPNAAYGAYPIESDSKVAVIVVANKYSPNNFWNGRWRSIYVFDPSSGSLEGSIKVDVHYYEDGNVRLLTNKPVSASVSSGTGAGIVKEISALEKKYQEELNKSFVNLSEGAFKGLRRHLPVTRQKVEWDKVASYRLGQDIGGGSSKR, encoded by the exons ATGTCGCAACTGGAGACCATCTCTGCAtttgtcgagggcgcgccgcctggcGAG CTcgcagacgtcgtcgccg ATATCAAGTCCTTGACCGACTCTCCGAACATCGTCGCAGAACTCGGCCCCGCGTTCGAAAAGTAcaacgaggagcagctgaCCACGGTCAAGCTGCCGGGAAGCAGCCAGACT GTCCTAATCAGCTCTCACAACTCGCTCGGTGACAGCCGGTACTATGACGTCGAAAGCTCTTCGAGCTTCGAGTTCGATCACGTCACACAA AAAGCTAGTGATGTTCAGAGCCACGTCATTGAGGGGTCACAAGCAGATTTGGT CAAATCAACTCTGAAGAGCCTCGGCACCTACGTCAAAGAGCACTTCCCCAACGCAGCTTACGGCGCGTACCCTATTGAGTCCGATTCAAAGGTGGCCGTGATTGTCGTGGCGAACAAGTACAGCCCGAACAATTTCTG GAACGGACGATGGAGGTCCATATACGTGTTTGACCCCTCATCCGGAAGCCTCGAAGGCTCCATCAAGGTCGACGTCCACTACTACGAAGACGGCAATGTGCGGCTTCTCACCAACAAGCCCGTGTCcgcgtccgtctcctcgggcACAGGTGCAGGCATCGTAAAGGAGATTTCCGCCCTGGAGAAGAAGTACCAGGAGGAGCTCAACAAAAGCTTCGTCAACTTGAGCGAGGGTGCCTTTAAGGGCCTGCGGCGACACCTCCCAGTCACGAGACAAAAGGTGGAGTGGGACAAGGTCGCAAGTTATAGGCTAGGTCAGGATATCGGAGGCGGCAGTTCGAAGCGATAG
- a CDS encoding Glucan 1,3-beta-glucosidase (COG:U~CAZy:GH5~EggNog:ENOG503NUQG) has translation MLTNMPGILLACSLVVLIIVIAVAVVVSKKKGDDEKSEDSSLGDKDRSQIPTKWQNTYLDPWTWKTTTGFNVTFTEEMVGDLPVMGLFTSWDDSTKANDKVPALNEKWGSYGDRPARGVNLGGWLSLEPFITPSLFNYNTNLGVIDEWNLCKHLGASAAKTIEAHYASFVTEDTFKAIAAAGMDHVRIPFSYWAVQVYDGDPYIFRTSWRYLLRGIEWARKYGLRVNLDVHGLPGSQNGWNHSGRWGTIGWLNGTDGQLNGKRSLEMHDRLSKFFAQARYKNIVTHYGLVNEPKMTFLKTSEVIQWTKDARDIVRKNGVKALVVFGDGFMGLDNWKGLLPGYDDMALDVHQYVIFNQDQIAMTHQNKVQYACEGWTKQAELAMDPARGYGGPTIFAEWSQADTDCARYLTGVGWGNRWEGTYDTGDKASSVMKPSCPSKDGACSCAKANADPGQFSGDYKKFLRMFAEAQMHSFEKGWGWWYWTWKTESATLWSYEAGLKAGILPEKAYERDFNCDADVPDFSGLSESY, from the coding sequence ATGCTAACGAATATGCCAGGGATTTTATTGGCGTGCAGCCTGGTGGttctcatcatcgtcattgCAGTGGCGGTGGTAGTGAGTAAGAAAAAGGGGGATGACGAAAAGTCCGAGGACTCCAGCCTGGGCGACAAGGACCGGAGCCAGATCCCGACAAAGTGGCAGAACACGTACCTCGACCCGTGGAcgtggaagacgacgacggggttCAACGTCACCTTTACCGAAGAGATGGTGGGCGACCTGCCGGTGATGGGGCTCTTCACATCGTGGGACGACTCGACCAAGGCAAACGACAAAGTCCCAGCGCTCAACGAGAAATGGGGGTCGTACGGCGATAGACCGGCCCGCGGCGTCAACTTGGGCGGATGGCTGTCTCTCGAGCCGTTCATCACACCGTCCCTCTTCAACTACAACACCAACCTgggcgtcatcgacgagtGGAACCTCTGCAAGCACctgggggcgtcggcggccaagacGATCGAGGCACACTACGCGTCCTTTGTGACCGAGGACACGTTCAAGGcgatcgcggcggcgggcatggacCACGTGAGGATCCCGTTCTCGTACTGGGCGGTGCAGGTGTACGACGGGGACCCGTACATCTTCCGGACGTCGTGGCGGTACCTGCTGCGCGGCATCGAGTGGGCGCGCAAGTATGGGCTGCGTGTCAACCTCGACGTGCATGGGCTGCCCGGGAGCCAGAACGGATGGAACCACAGCGGGCGCTGGGGCACCATCGGGTGGCTCaacgggacggacgggcagctCAACGGCAAGCGGTCGCTTGAGATGCACGACCGTCTGTCCAAGTTCTTCGCGCAGGCGCGGTACAAGAACATTGTGACGCACTACGGGCTCGTCAACGAGCCCAAGATGACGTTCCTCAAGACGAGCGAGGTGATCCAGTGGACCAAGGATGCGCGCGACATTGTGCGCAAGAACGGGGTCAAGGCGCTGGTAGTGTTTGGCGACGGCTTCATGGGGCTGGACAACTGGAAGGGCCTGCTGCCGGGgtacgacgacatggcgctCGACGTGCACCAGTACGTCATCTTCAACCAGGACCAGATCGCCATGACGCACCAGAACAAGGTGCAGTACGCGTGCGAGGGGTGGACGAAGCAGGCGGAGCTGGCCATGGACCCGGCGCGCGGCTACGGAGGGCCGACCATCTTCGCCGAGTGGTCGCAGGCCGACACGGACTGCGCGCGGTACCTGACGGGCGTGGGCTGGGGCAACCGGTGGGAGGGCACCTACGACACGGGCGACAAGGCGTCGTCAGTGATGAAGCCGAGCTGCCCTTCCAAGGACGGGGCGTGCTCGTgcgccaaggccaacgccGACCCGGGCCAGTTCAGCGGCGACTACAAGAAGTTCCTCCGCATGTTTGCCGAGGCGCAGATGCACAGCTTCGAGAAGGGCTGGGGCTGGTGGTACTGGACGTGGAAGACAGAGAGCGCGACCCTGTGGAGCTACGAGGCCGGCCTCAAGGCGGGCATCCTGCCGGAGAAGGCATACGAGCGCGACTTTAACTGCGACGCCGATGTGCCGGACTTTTCCGGGCTCTCCGAGTCGTACTAG
- a CDS encoding Glucan 1,3-beta-glucosidase (COG:U~CAZy:GH5~TransMembrane:1 (i161-182o)~EggNog:ENOG503NUQG) — translation MAPRESSSRPAAHRQRRHRGSGGDPSKRNQHRKRKSHTRRPATASDESREDRAPHSLSSGALARLDRENARHKHRSGPGGYGETRRKRPRREEPREPEMTPPKPRKHQHKHKKRRVVSGAMMEEGRVRRSGLRGGGRWSEDSLEKEDYYHRPRQKKSRKKLWILLACSLVVLIIVIAVAVVVSKKKGDDEKSEDSSLGDKDRSQIPTKWQNTYLDPWTWKTTTGFNVTFTEEMVGDLPVMGLFTSWDDSTKANDKVPALNEKWGSYGDRPARGVNLGGWLSLEPFITPSLFNYNTNLGVIDEWNLCKHLGASAAKTIEAHYASFVTEDTFKAIAAAGMDHVRIPFSYWAVQVYDGDPYIFRTSWRYLLRGIEWARKYGLRVNLDVHGLPGSQNGWNHSGRWGTIGWLNGTDGQLNGKRSLEMHDRLSKFFAQARYKNIVTHYGLVNEPKMTFLKTSEVIQWTKDARDIVRKNGVKALVVFGDGFMGLDNWKGLLPGYDDMALDVHQYVIFNQDQIAMTHQNKVQYACEGWTKQAELAMDPARGYGGPTIFAEWSQADTDCARYLTGVGWGNRWEGTYDTGDKASSVMKPSCPSKDGACSCAKANADPGQFSGDYKKFLRMFAEAQMHSFEKGWGWWYWTWKTESATLWSYEAGLKAGILPEKAYERDFNCDADVPDFSGLSESY, via the exons ATGGCGCCGAgggagtcgtcgtcgcggccggcggcgcaccgacagcgtcgccatcgcggcagcggcggagaTCCTTCGAAAAGAAACCAGCACAGGAAACGAAAGTCACAcacgaggaggccggcgacagCTTCGGACGAGAGTAGGGAGGACCGGGCGCCGCAttcgctgtcgtcgggcgcACTGGCTCGGCTGGATAGAGAAAATGCACGACACAAGCACAGGTCTGGCCCAGGCGGGTATGGCGAGACCAGAAGGAAGCGACCGCGTCGAGAAGAGCCCCGTGAGCCCGAGATGACGCCTCCGAAACCGAGAAAGCACCAACACAAGCACAAGAAGCGAAGAGTCGTCAGTGGGGCGATGATGGAAGAGGGAAGAGTCCGACGGTCCGGGctacgaggcggcggccgctggagCGAGGACAGCTTGGAGAAGGAAGATTATTATCACCGCCCGCGGCAAAAGAAGTCGAGAAAGAAGCTTT GGATTTTATTGGCGTGCAGCCTGGTGGttctcatcatcgtcattgCAGTGGCGGTGGTAGTGAGTAAGAAAAAGGGGGATGACGAAAAGTCCGAGGACTCCAGCCTGGGCGACAAGGACCGGAGCCAGATCCCGACAAAGTGGCAGAACACGTACCTCGACCCGTGGAcgtggaagacgacgacggggttCAACGTCACCTTTACCGAAGAGATGGTGGGCGACCTGCCGGTGATGGGGCTCTTCACATCGTGGGACGACTCGACCAAGGCAAACGACAAAGTCCCAGCGCTCAACGAGAAATGGGGGTCGTACGGCGATAGACCGGCCCGCGGCGTCAACTTGGGCGGATGGCTGTCTCTCGAGCCGTTCATCACACCGTCCCTCTTCAACTACAACACCAACCTgggcgtcatcgacgagtGGAACCTCTGCAAGCACctgggggcgtcggcggccaagacGATCGAGGCACACTACGCGTCCTTTGTGACCGAGGACACGTTCAAGGcgatcgcggcggcgggcatggacCACGTGAGGATCCCGTTCTCGTACTGGGCGGTGCAGGTGTACGACGGGGACCCGTACATCTTCCGGACGTCGTGGCGGTACCTGCTGCGCGGCATCGAGTGGGCGCGCAAGTATGGGCTGCGTGTCAACCTCGACGTGCATGGGCTGCCCGGGAGCCAGAACGGATGGAACCACAGCGGGCGCTGGGGCACCATCGGGTGGCTCaacgggacggacgggcagctCAACGGCAAGCGGTCGCTTGAGATGCACGACCGTCTGTCCAAGTTCTTCGCGCAGGCGCGGTACAAGAACATTGTGACGCACTACGGGCTCGTCAACGAGCCCAAGATGACGTTCCTCAAGACGAGCGAGGTGATCCAGTGGACCAAGGATGCGCGCGACATTGTGCGCAAGAACGGGGTCAAGGCGCTGGTAGTGTTTGGCGACGGCTTCATGGGGCTGGACAACTGGAAGGGCCTGCTGCCGGGgtacgacgacatggcgctCGACGTGCACCAGTACGTCATCTTCAACCAGGACCAGATCGCCATGACGCACCAGAACAAGGTGCAGTACGCGTGCGAGGGGTGGACGAAGCAGGCGGAGCTGGCCATGGACCCGGCGCGCGGCTACGGAGGGCCGACCATCTTCGCCGAGTGGTCGCAGGCCGACACGGACTGCGCGCGGTACCTGACGGGCGTGGGCTGGGGCAACCGGTGGGAGGGCACCTACGACACGGGCGACAAGGCGTCGTCAGTGATGAAGCCGAGCTGCCCTTCCAAGGACGGGGCGTGCTCGTgcgccaaggccaacgccGACCCGGGCCAGTTCAGCGGCGACTACAAGAAGTTCCTCCGCATGTTTGCCGAGGCGCAGATGCACAGCTTCGAGAAGGGCTGGGGCTGGTGGTACTGGACGTGGAAGACAGAGAGCGCGACCCTGTGGAGCTACGAGGCCGGCCTCAAGGCGGGCATCCTGCCGGAGAAGGCATACGAGCGCGACTTTAACTGCGACGCCGATGTGCCGGACTTTTCCGGGCTCTCCGAGTCGTACTAG
- a CDS encoding uncharacterized protein (COG:S~EggNog:ENOG503NTW3~TransMembrane:12 (i140-161o176-196i208-225o231-252i272-293o299-319i375-397o409-433i463-482o488-511i518-541o553-573i)), producing the protein MTMMDGLESRRIDGVTGDNEHNLHHNHHAPPPHHAPNGDGGGGGGDMELQPRLSSTSTTATVRRSLHRTRSQNGYGVSDGPSSDSDGQGEAAASAAAAAAASENSGGGRPGSEKDPFEVGWDNGDEDPLCPRSFSKARKWLILFIVSHVSLCVTCASSIYTSTYAQMEAEFGNSRIVSVLGLSTFVLGLSCGPMLLSPLSEFFGRRPIYLVAWSMYLVWLVPQAVARGGHAIATVVVFRFLDGFSGSAFLAVSGGTVSDLFDRHELQGPMALFSVSPFVGPGLGPLLGGFINYNVDWRWTYYVLLIWSFALLLAIVFLVPETYHPILLRNKARALRKQTGDDRWTAPSERVKKSVAHAVGLSLLRPFQLLLFEPMCLNLCLFSAILLGILYLFFGAFPLVFGNNHGFNIWQTGLAFLGIMVSMFLGAATGPLWHRIRARLIRKYERETGVSGASEPEFRLPPAILGSVLAPTGLFMFGWSTYPWVHWIVPIIGSAVFGMGNMLLFMGIFTFLVDAYPLYAASALAANTFVRCLFAAAFPLFGEQMYEKLGYQWASSLLAFLTVAMLPFPYIFFRHGKQIRRKSRFAKS; encoded by the exons atgacgatgatggacggCCTCGAGTCGCGACGCATCGATGGCGTCACCGGCGACAACGAGCACAACCTtcaccacaaccaccacgcgccgccgccacaccACGcgcccaacggcgacggcggcggcggtggcggcgacatggagcTGCAGCCGCGGCTCTCGTCCACGAGCACCACCGCGACCGTCCGCCGCTCGCTGCACCGCACCCGGTCGCAGAACGGCTACGGCGTGTCGGACGggcccagcagcgacagcgatgGCCAAGgcgaagcagcagcgtcagcagcggcagcggcagcagcaagtgAAAACAGCGGAGGCGGACGCCCTGGCAGCGAAAAGGATCCCTTCGAGGTCGGTTGGGACAATGGAGATGAGGACCCCCTCTGCCCGCGGAGCTTCAGCAAGGCGCGCAAGTGGCTCATTCTCTTCATCGTCTCGCACGTCAGCCTATGCGT CACCTGCGCCAGCTCCATCTACACGTCCACGTACGCCCAGATGGAGGCCGAGTTTGGCAACTCGCGCATCGTCTCCGTCCTGGGCCTGTCGACCTTCGTCCTGGGCCTCAGCTGCGGGCCCATGCTCCTCAGCCCCCTGAGCGAGTtcttcggccgccgccccatcTACCTCGTCGCCTGGTCCATGTACCTCGTCTGGCTCGTgccccaggccgtcgcccgcggcggccatgccatcgccaccgtcgtcgtcttccgcTTCCTCGACGGCTTCTCCGGGAgcgccttcctcgccgtctcggGCGGCACCGTCAGCGACCTCTTTGACAGGCACGAGCTCCAGGGCCCCATGGCCCTCTTCTCCGTCTCCCCCTTTGTCGGCCCCGGCCTCGGCCCCTTGCTCGGCGGCTTCATCAACTACAATGTCGATTGGCGCTGGACCTACTACGTGTTGCTCATCTGGTCCTTTGCTCTCTTGCTGGCCATTGTCTTTCTCGTTCCCGAGACATACC ACCCCATCCTTCTCAGGAACAAGGCACGCGCGCTCCGGAAGCAGACCGGTGACGACAGGTGGACCGCACCGTCGGAGCGCGTCAAGAAGTCGgtcgcccacgccgtcggcctctCCCTGCTGCGGCCCTTTCAGCTCCTCCTTTTCGAGCCCATGTGCCTCAACCTGTGCCTCTTCTCGGCAATCCTGCTCGGCATCCTCTATCTCTTCTTCGGCGCCTTTCCCCTCGTCTTCGGCAACAATCACGGCTTCAACATCTGGCAGACGGGCCTCGCCTTCCTTGGCATCATGGTCTCCATGTTCCTGGGCGCCGCGACCGGTCCCTTGTGGCACCGCAtccgcgcccgcctcatTCGCAAGTACGAGCGCGAGACGGGGgtcagcggcgccagcgagcCAGAGTttcgcctcccgcccgccatcttGGGCTCCGTGCTGGCCCCTACCGGCCTCTTCATGTTTGGCTGGTCCACCTATCCGTGGGTGCACTGGATCGTCCCCATCATTGGGTCTGCCGTCTTTGGAATGGG AAACATGCTCTTATTCATGGGCATCTTTACCTTTCTG GTCGACGCGTACCCTCTGTACGCAGCAAGCGCACTCGCTGCCAACACATTCGTTCGTTGCCTGTTTGCCG CGGCGTTTCCTCTGTTCGGGGAACAAATGTACGAAAAGCTGGGTTATCAGTGGGCGTCGTCTCTGCTGGCCTTTCTCACCGTGGCCATGCTCCCCTTTCCGTACATCTTCTTTCGGCACGGCAAGCAGATTCGGCGTAAGAGCCGTTTTGCCAAAAGCTAg